The following DNA comes from Myxococcales bacterium.
ATCTTGGCGAAGTCATAGACCGTGGCATGGGTGTCGAGCTTGCCACCGACCACGATCGCGGTTCCGTCGGGCGTCACGTCGCAGCCGTGGGGGCTCTTGGGCTCGCCGACCAGCGCGATCACGTTCTCTTCGGCGCTGACCTTGAGCGGTAGCACCTTCATGCCCTTGATCGTGACGGCCTTGCCATCTTTGACCAGCTTTTCGGCCTTCTTCCAGTCGATGATGTGCATGTAGTCCATGTCGTTCTTGGACGCACCGCTCTCGATTGGGGGTTTGCCTTCCAGCGTGCCACCGATGGCCATCTCGGTGTTGAACGAGTTGATGAAGGCCCAGCCGTCGCTGACCAGCTTGCCGGCGTCGGCGAGATCCTGAGTGTAAGGCGGCAGCTCGATCGCAAAACTCTGCGCGGTGTCGATACGGCCCTTCGCGCGGTCGAACTTCCAGAACATCGCCACGCCGCGGTACTTCTCTTTGTACTCCGACAGCGGCGCGTACTCGCGGCCCAGTGGGGCCGGATACTGGCTGGTCTCGATGATGTAGTTGGTGTTCGGATCGACGAAGGCGCCGCCGTGATCGCTGGCGACCAGGGGATTGGGCACCAGCTGTTTGGTCATGAAGTCTTTGAGATCGACCACGGCCACGCGGCCGTTGGCCTTGTCGTTCACGAACAGGTACTCGCCGTCGTAGTCACCCTTGGTCTCGCTCAGGTTCGGGTGGTGCACGTCGGCCCACGAGAGCTTGCGCGAGGTCTGCGCACCTTGCGCGAGGATCTTGTCGCTCTCACCACCGTAGCCGTAGCCCTGCCATGGCTCCGGGGAGAACACGGCGATGACCTTCAGCAGGCGCATGGAGGGCATATCGATCATCAGGATCTGGCCAGACTGCCCGCCCGACGCGAACACGATGTAGTCGTCACTCTTGCCGCCGGGCACGTAGGTCTTGAGCGCGCCTTCGACGTCCGCTTCGGTCAGCCCGCGCGCGTCCATGAGCTGTTTGATCGACGCCGACGCGCCGAGTGCCCCGCTCGCGGTCTGAGCGCCTTTCTTTTCGGCTTTGTTCTCGCAAGATGCGGCCAAGGCCGCCAAACCGAGGACTGCGCCGCCCATGAGCAGCGCTTTCGTGAGGGTCAGTTGCATCACATGTCTCCTGATTGTGCCGAGTGCCGCGAGGCTGGTTCCGGTGTCGACTCACTGGCAAAGGTCGTTCCGTTGCGAGTCAGACCTGACGGACACTGGGCTCGGGGCCTTGGGGGGCTAGTTCTCGTGGTGGATAGGGGATGTTCGGTGGAATTTGCGCGACCAAGATCGCGCAGTGGGTGCGCGAGCGAGCGCCGAGGGCGCAGTGATTTCGGCAATCTGGACCTCTGGGTCCACTATTGGGCCGGCGGGAGCAGCACCCCATCGATGACGTGAACGATGCCGTTCGACGCCCGGATCGAGGCCGTTATCGTCGCGTCGTTCAGCATGACCTTGTCGCCCTTGACGTGGATCGTGACCTTCAGACCGTTGGCCATCGCCAAGGTCTCGCCGTCCTTCAGATCCTTCGTTTCGTAGACCGACGTGGTCACGTGAAATTTCAGAATGTTGCGGAGGTCGTCCTTCTTTTCGGGCTTGAGCAGGCCGTCGACCGTGCCCGCAGGGAGCTTTTCGAAGGCGGCGTTGGTGGGCGCGAACACCGTCAATGGACCGGCGTTCGACACCGAGGTGACGTAGTCCGCCGCCTTGAGCGCGGTCACCAGGGTCGTGTGATCCTTGGAACCTACCGCAATGCTGACGATGTTTTTCGGGTCGAGCGGGGGCAGGTTGCTGGCGGGCGCTCGAGAGGCGGCGGGCGCGGCAGCGGCGCTCTCCGCGGCCGAGCCGGCCTGGGCCGCGGCATCGGTCTTGTCGCAGCTCGCGAGCGAGAGGCAGATCCCCATGGTGATGAGCGACTTGTGCATTTGGCTCCTCCAGAGCGACGGGCGAGCCGGACAATTCGGAACCCCGCGTCGTGCGGCCGTAGGCAGCATGCGTGCCAACCGTGCTGCTCGGTGCTGCTAGGCTCCGCCCAGCCCATGTTCGGCCTGGCTCCACTGCCCCGCACGCTGGCCGCTGCGCTGCGTGATGCGGGCCACAAGAAATTCGAGGTTCGCCTCTCGGCGCTGCGTGACCTCGGTCGTCATGCTGGGGAAGGGAGCCAGGACGCCGTCTCACGCCTGCGCGCGGCGCTGCTCGAAGACGCTGCCGCGGGGGTTCGGGCGGAGGCTGCGCTCGCCCTCGCCGACGCAGGCGTGAAAGGGGTGCTCCCCGATCTGGTTCGAGCCGTGACCGAGGACGAGTCGCTACGCGTGCGACAGATGTGTCTGGTTGCCCTCGGCGAGATCGCGGGCACCGACGCGGAGGCCGCCGTCGAGGTGGTGGACGTGGTCGAAGCGGCGCTCGCAGATCCTCGACCGGAGATCCGTTTCCAGGCCATGGTTGCCTTCGCGCAGGTCGGGGGAGAGC
Coding sequences within:
- the nosZ gene encoding Sec-dependent nitrous-oxide reductase gives rise to the protein MGGAVLGLAALAASCENKAEKKGAQTASGALGASASIKQLMDARGLTEADVEGALKTYVPGGKSDDYIVFASGGQSGQILMIDMPSMRLLKVIAVFSPEPWQGYGYGGESDKILAQGAQTSRKLSWADVHHPNLSETKGDYDGEYLFVNDKANGRVAVVDLKDFMTKQLVPNPLVASDHGGAFVDPNTNYIIETSQYPAPLGREYAPLSEYKEKYRGVAMFWKFDRAKGRIDTAQSFAIELPPYTQDLADAGKLVSDGWAFINSFNTEMAIGGTLEGKPPIESGASKNDMDYMHIIDWKKAEKLVKDGKAVTIKGMKVLPLKVSAEENVIALVGEPKSPHGCDVTPDGTAIVVGGKLDTHATVYDFAKMKALIDQKKFEGKDAYGLPILSFKESIRGQTEIGLGPLHTVFDDKGFAYTSVFIESVVAKWSLKDLKLVEKLPVHYNIGHIMAAEGDTVSPDGKYVVAMNKMSMDRFSKVGPLYPQNFQLLDVAGDNMRLLSDTPIGIGEPHYSQMIKSDKLKPIQAYKAGENPYTGQVDPNAVANEKAAKITRNGTTVDVWMTAIRSHFVPDQIEVNEGDTVNLHITSLEAAEDQTHGFALNMYNVNLSLEPGKHENVTFKADVPGVFPFYCTEFCSALHLEMAGYFLVKPK
- a CDS encoding fasciclin domain-containing protein; the encoded protein is MHKSLITMGICLSLASCDKTDAAAQAGSAAESAAAAPAASRAPASNLPPLDPKNIVSIAVGSKDHTTLVTALKAADYVTSVSNAGPLTVFAPTNAAFEKLPAGTVDGLLKPEKKDDLRNILKFHVTTSVYETKDLKDGETLAMANGLKVTIHVKGDKVMLNDATITASIRASNGIVHVIDGVLLPPAQ